In the Ctenopharyngodon idella isolate HZGC_01 chromosome 21, HZGC01, whole genome shotgun sequence genome, agtaagatttttttaatgtttttgaaagaagtctcttatgctcactaaagctgcatttatttgatcaaaaaaagttaaaaacaacagcaaatttgaaatagaaatattttgtaacattacaaatgtcattactgtcgcttttgatcattttaatgtatccttgctgaataaaagtgtttttttttctaccccaaacatttgaatggtagtgtaggcCTAACTGAATAATTATGGATGATCACTGCTTACAATGATAAcaatgatatattttaaagttatgCAATAATAGATATATATGCAAACCTTTGGCCTCTCGGAGCTCAATCACTTCCCCCTCTCCCATCCAGCGATAGCATGGGAAATAGATCACATCCTTCTCGGGGGTTCTTACTTTTAAAAGAGAGCAGAACCAGTCATTCTCGGGCAAGAATATGAAATTATCTTTCTCAAGTCTGATCAGCAGCAGGTTGCCAAGGGTGAACCTTGTTGTCACTTTGTACTTTACTTTCTaggtaaaacaaacaaacaaaaacaatactaTAGTTAGAGAAGCTGATGGCTCAGTTCAGTCAGAGCTTTCCTGTGCAcaattgaatttttaaaattgaaaaattaaaataatatatatctcACCATCCCAGTCTTAAAATCTCTTCCATAGCTGTCAAGCTTGGTCCGCTCACTCTGTCCTTGTGTGCCAATTAGTGTAATGAATATTTTGTCAAAAGTTCCTGCGTGGGTCATGGAGCCTGTGGTCACCTCTACTTCATATATGGCCTCCATGGCTCTGAAAAAGAATAGGTTTTGTACTTGCTCTTGATTTTCAATCAAAATCATATTCTTATTTAGTAGgctatatttgttttgtttttcagtaaaacaTCTTATAGTCTAAAACAGTCTAAAATTTCCATAATGTTTATacattgtacatttatttaaagctgtagtccgtaagttttgcctctttgtcgccatctctgtgtgaaacctgcaattgcagttatttgtggaattatcatctttacgtagGTTGTGCATCGACACGGCTCTTCAGCGCGgattaatctaatgtttgctgtcagtcaccacatcggtgtggatactgtacttcggaatcacagattctacgacTTGgatgtatgaccaaaataagaattttcattaGAAAATGTAACCTGCAACAAGTAGGTAACATGTCTgctacttttgttctgaccaactgagaaaaaaagcaataaatccCGCAATTTCCCGtagaaacccaccagtaccgattttattataaaacattattacaagcttactgttgtgaatcgggctaaggtaaggagatagttttgaacactagctggttatgtacttgctcaaaaactgatttttaagaattttttaccaaaaaaagttatggactgcagctttaagggatacagttcacacaaaaattaaaacgctgtcatcatttactcacatttaTATCGTTGTTCAAACATGACACACGTTTTCTGTGGatcatgaagatattttgaagtgtttttgtCCATTGGTCCAACAGAAAATTATAACAGTAAATTGGTTatatcaacattcttcaaaatatctttttcgTGTTCCTCAGAAGAAAGTAACTCGGGTTTAGAAAAacataaagataaataaataataacaaaatggTCATtgttggttgaactatcccttcaacaataaaaatgtacctGTAAAGTAAAATTGCTTAAGATACTATTACTTTTTAAGAATGTAACTTTGCTTTTACTTTGTTTACACCGAACGCGAGAGGCCCATAATCGATACACTGTCTGCACTAAACCATTTATTGATGTTTATGCTCTACTGTCGACGCGACGCGACGCATCTCGCGCATCGACAGTAGACGATGCGTCCGGCGTGGATTGTAAGCATAAACCTtactaaatgtaaaatatataaatatttagcaTACCTTTTCAAAGAAAACATACCTGAGGTAAATGTTCAAGCAGAGCCTTAGAGACTGTTGAAAGTCATATGAGGACCTAAAGCCCAGTAGCAGGACCCTGCCAAACTGGATTCTGGTTCTCCAACAGTGCAAATCTCAGGCCACTATTACGCAAATCGAGCTGCAGGTGTAACTAAAATAATACTGGTTGTAGCCTTTATACAATAAAAGGACATTCCTGCAGTGGTTGTTTTCCCAATCACTGACTTCTGCccaatataaaaacacattacatGTAGGTGTTATAGTTGTGCctggtttaaatgttttataaattctTTACAGCAGGAACTGTTTTTTTAAGACATCTTGGTTTCTTATGAACACTATTTCTTGGAATTCAGTCTTCATTTTTGGCACTGTTTGTACAGCATGTTATACAAAACATGCAGACTGCAGTTTGTACGAGATAAACCAACTCAATATCAGCCTTCAAAAATAGCAAATAGTAACAGCAAAGGCcaacagcttttatttttgtcaaagaggGTTGATCGACACAGTAACATCTACTTTGCAAAACAAGAAACAGAACCAGAAACACTACTTGAACAATCTCAAATTGTCAAAATAACAAGGATCACTACTGGTGGAATATCTGTATGAATCAGACTTGACCATCATGATAGACATTTCAGAAGTTTATTTGTGATTAGAGTCATTTAGATATATCCAGTTGTACGCAGTCATAGTAATTACTGCTTCTTCTTTACGACATGTGCACAGTCATATTTGCCCCTGACCACCTTGAGTTTGACCCCTGGTAAGTCCTGTGTCCTCCCTCCTTTTACCAGCACCACATTGTGCTCCTGGAGGTTGTGTCCTTCCCCTGGGATGTACACAACAGCTTCTTGACCATTGGAAAGACGTACTCGTGCACACTTGCGGTTGGCTGAGTTGGGCTTCTTGGGTTTCCTGATCATGGTCTTCAGAACTACAGCTTTGAGCTGTGGATGCCCAAATGTGGCACTGATCTTTGGACGAGGAGGGGGAGGTTTGCCCCTACGGTGCATCTGATTCAGAGTGGCCATGGTCCTGGTGAAGAGGGGTCCAGACCAGAAAGGTACAGAATGCGATGCTGACAAAATAACATAGCAGAAAGTGgcatcattcatttttttttaaatgacttattttaatataatttcaattatttattttaatagttaaTCAAAATGATGTTGCTTAGACTCACCCTGCAAAACAGACGAGAGCATTGGTCTCAGACTTCCAAGAAAAGACATTCTTAATTCATCTGTAGGAACAATTGCAAAATCGAACCATAAGATGTGTATCATGTAATTTTAACTGTGGAACATACTAAAACACTGTGACCGTGTAAAATTATTCCTTTTATGCTTAATTTACCTGTATGTATGGACGTTGCGTTAAAATAATG is a window encoding:
- the mrps12 gene encoding 28S ribosomal protein S12, mitochondrial-like — translated: MSFLGSLRPMLSSVLQASHSVPFWSGPLFTRTMATLNQMHRRGKPPPPRPKISATFGHPQLKAVVLKTMIRKPKKPNSANRKCARVRLSNGQEAVVYIPGEGHNLQEHNVVLVKGGRTQDLPGVKLKVVRGKYDCAHVVKKKQ